Proteins found in one Mustela lutreola isolate mMusLut2 chromosome 10, mMusLut2.pri, whole genome shotgun sequence genomic segment:
- the CNN3 gene encoding calponin-3 has protein sequence MTHFNKGPSYGLSAEVKNKIASKYDHQAEEDLRSWIEEVTGMSIGTNFQLGLKDGIILCELINKLQPGSVKKVNESSLNWPQLENIGNFIKAIQAYGMKPHDIFEANDLFENGNMTQVQTTLVALAGLAKTKGFHTTIDIGVKYAEKQTRRFDEGKLKAGQSVIGLQMGTNKCASQAGMTAYGTRRHLYDPKMQTDKPFDQTTISLQMGTNKGASQAGMLAPGTRRDIYDQKLTLQPVDNSTISLQMGTNKVASQKGMSVYGLGRQVYDPKYCAAPTEPVIHNGSQGTGTNGSEISDSDYQAEYPDEYHGEYQDDYPREYQYGDQGIDY, from the exons ATCGCTTCCAAATACGACCACCAGGCGGAAGAAGATCTTCGAAGCTGGATAGAAGAGGTGACCGGCATGAGCATTGGCACCAACTTTCAGCTGGGCTTGAAAGACGGCATCATCCTCTGCGA GCTCATAAACAAGCTACAGCCAGGCTCAGTGAAGAAGGTTAATGAGTCTTCCTTAAACTGGCCCCAG TTGGAGAATATTGGCAACTTTATTAAAGCTATTCAGGCTTATGGCATGAAGCCGCATGACATATTTGAAGCAAATGATCTTTTTGAGAATGGAAACATGACCCAAGTTCAGACTACGCTGGTGGCCCTGGCAGGTCTG GCTAAAACAAAAGGATTCCATACAACCATTGACATTGGAGTCAAGTATGCCGAAAAACAAACAAGACGTTTTgatgaaggaaaattaaaagctGGCCAAAGTGTAATTGGTTTGCAG atGGGAACCAACAAATGCGCCAGCCAGGCGGGTATGACAGCCTATGGGACCAGGCGGCATCTTTATGATCCCAAAATGCAAACCGATAAACCTTTTGACCAGACCACAATTAGTCTGCAGATGGGCACCAACAAAGGAGCCAGCCAG GCGGGGATGTTAGCACCAGGCACCAGAAGAGACATCTATGATCAGAAGCTAACATTACAACCGGTGGACAACTCGACAATTTCTCTACAGATGGGAACCAACAAAGTTGCTTCCCAGAAAGGAATGAGCGTGTATGGGCTTGGGCGGCAAGTATATGATCCCAAATACTGTGCCGCTCCCACAGAACCGGTCATTCACAACGGAAGCCAAGGAACAGGAACCAATGGGTCTGAAATTAGCGATAGTGATTATCAGGCAGAATACCCAGATGAATATCACGGAGAGTACCAAGATGACTACCCCAGAGAATACCAATACGGCGACCAAGGCATTGATTATTAG